The Pseudanabaena yagii GIHE-NHR1 genome segment AGGGGGATAGATGACTTTTGCTCTAGTAGATTAGCGATCGCCTTAACCTGATCGCGTAGCCGTGTAAATGATGAGTGCGATCGCAAGATAGCTAGTTGTAATTTGAGGATGAGAATGTCAAACCTTTTAATTTCTTCGGCTTCGGGTTCAGTTTGCGCGGGTAATCCTGCAATTTCTTGGCTGAGTTCGTTTAGGTCTTGTTCTGATAGCGATCGCCACACTTCGGGATTATTGTATTTTTCAATAAGTCGTCTCTTGGGGCGCACGATGAAGTTTTCAATATTCATTGCAGCAACCTCTGAGTAAAGGATCTGCGCGATCTGGTTGCGGAGTGATGATTCGGGATTACTTGTTGGATTGTAGGTGGCTCCATCATCTTTTAATTGGGATATACGCTGGCTGAGCGCGATGACCTGAGCTTGTCGAAGGGAAGTCGAAGCCAAAACCTCACTAGCATCTTCTGCTTCGTTTGCCGTCCCTTCGACTTCGCTCAGGGAGCTGGATTTTGATTCACTCAGGGAGCTAGATGCTCTACGCTGGCTGAGCGCGATGCCCTGAGCTTGTCGAAGGGAAGTCGAAGCCAAAACCTCACTAGCATTTTCGACTGCGGCGATTATTTCTTGACTCCCTTCGAGATTTTCTGCTTCGTTTGCCGTCCCTTCGACTTCGCTCAGGGAGCTAGATCTTGATTCGCTCAGGGAGCTAGATGCTCTACGCTGGCTGAGCGCGATGCCCTGAGCTTGTCGAAGGGAAGTCGAAGCCAAAACCTCACTAGCATTTTCGACTGCGGCGATTATTTCTTGACTCCCTTCGAGATTTTCTGCTTCGTTTGCCGTCCCTTCGACTTCGCTCAGGGAGCTAGATCTTGATTCGCTCAGGGAGCTAGATGCTCTACGCTGGCTGAGCGCGATGCCCTGAGCTTGTCGAAGGGAAGTCGAAGCCAAAACCTCACTAGCATTTTCGACTGCGGCGATTATTTCTTGACTCCCTTCGAGATTTTCTGCTTCGTTTGCCGTCCCTTCGACTTCGCTCAGGGAGCTAGATCTTGATTCGCTCAGGGAGCTATATTTTTTGTCTAGCGCAGCGATTAGGTCTAGTCTGGTGGTAAATAGTTGCTTGCCTAGAGACTTAGGGATAGGCGCGTCAATGGTTGGAATATTCTGTTTAAAAAATTCGAGATTTTGGCAGTAGTCGAATAGGTAGAAAAATTGTTTGTCTTGACCATCGCCAAATAGATCGGGGCAAAGACGAGTGCCGCGTCCGACCATTTGCCAAAATTTAGTTTTGGAGCGTACCAGTTTGAAAAGGACTAGGTTAACGACTTCAGGGACATCGATGCCTGTGTCGAGCATATCGACAGAGATGGCGATATGTGGGGCTTTATCCTTTTTAGAAAAGTCATCGATTAGGCTTTGAGCATAGGGAGTTCTATTGGTGATCAGTCGGGCAAATTCACCTTTGAGGTGTGGGTAATTGGCATTAAAGCGGTCTTCGATAAATTCAGCGTGTTTTTGATTTTTGGCGAAGATGATCGTTTTACCAAGCCGATCTCCTCCTGCTACTTTTAAGCCTCTGGTCATCAGATGCTCTAGCACCTTGTCCGCAGTGTCTTGATTAAATAACCACTGGTCTAATGCCCCTGCTTCAATGCGATCGGGAATATTGCCTTCTTCATCCCATTCCAGTGCATCCCATTCATCTTTTTCTGCTTCCGAAAGTTCATCATATTTGATACCTTCCCGTTGAAATTTGAGGGGTACGGATATGGCTTGTGTAGGGACTAGATAGCCATCTTTGACAGCATCTTCTAGTTGATAAGCATCGGTAGGTACACCGTTTTCGAGGTCAAATAAGCCGTAGGTGTTGCGATCGATTTCATCTTTTGGTGTGGCGGTGAGTCCAAGTAGTAAGCAATCGAAGTAATTAAAAATATGACGGTATTTCTGGAAGACAGAGCGATGGGCTTCATCAATGATGATTAGGTCAAAATGTCCGACACCAAAGCGCTTTTGTCCGTTTGTAGTACCGTTGATTAGCCCCATCATCGTGGCATAGGTAGAGGCGTAGACGCGCCCTTCGGTGTCTTTTTCGGTAAGTAGGTTGACGGGTGCGGAGTCGGGTAGATGTTTTTTGAATACGTTGATCGCTTGGTTGACTAGGGAAATGCGATCAGCGAGAAATAGAGCGCGTTTGACCCAGTTGCAACGCATGAGTAAATCGACTAGGGCGATCGCAGTTCTAGTTTTGCCTGCGCCTGTCGCCATGATAATTAGGACTTTGCGCTCTTTGTTCTGCTCGAAGGCTTCGGAGACTTTGCGGATGGCGCGGGCTTGGTAATGGCGGGAGGCGATCGCAGGATTGATGTTTGCCTCGGCGAGAGGTTTCTGGGTGGTGCGGCGTTGGATAAGTAGTTCTAGTTCAGATTTTTTGTAAAAGCCATGTACTTGTCGGGGTGGATAGTTGGTGTTATCCCATAGCCAATGCTCGTAGCCGTTGGTGTAGAAGATGATCGGGCGTTGTCCAAATTGGGCTTCGAGACAATCGGCATAGAGTTTTGCTTGCTGTTGTCCTATCCTTGGGTCTTTTTTGGTGCGTTTGGCTTCGACTAGGGCGAGGGGCTTGCCATCGTTGCCCCAGAGGACATAATCGACAAAGCCTTTACCTGTCTCATTGGGCATTCCTGAGACTTGGAATTCTCTTGCTACGTTTACCGTCCCTTCGACTTCCCTTCGACTCCGCTCAGGGCTGGCGCTCAGGGAGCTAGGTTGTCTACGCTGGCTGAGTGAAGAACTACGCTGGCTGAGCGGAGTCGAAGCCAATACCCCACTAGCATCTCCTGCTGCGTTTGTCGTCCCTTCGTTCCCTGTAATATTTCCTGCTGCGTTTGTCGTCCCTTCGACTTCGCTCAGGGAGCTAGGTTGTCTACGCTGGCTGAGTGAAGAACTACGCTGGCTGAGCGGAGTCGAAGCCAATACCCCACTAGCATCTCCTGCTGCGTTTGTCGTCCCTTCGTTCCCTGTAATATTTCCTGCTGCGTTTGTCGTCCCTTCGACTTCGCTCAGGGAGCTAGGTTGTCTACGCTGGCTGAGCGGAGCCGAAGCCAATACCCATCCTGATTCCTGTAATAACAGGTCGATAAATAGGTCACGGGTTTGAGCTTCAGAATAGTCGTGGGTATCTGGTTGCGAGGTATTCGCTTTTTTGGCTTCGGCGAGTTCGGCGCGGAGGCGTTTTAGTTCATCATCGATCGCATTTTTATCGGCTAACAGTATGGATAGTTTTTCATCGCGATCGCTTAGATCTTGTTCTAGTTTTTTGAGTTGTGCGGCTGTGGTTGCCGTCCCTTCGACTCCGCTCAGGGAGCTAGGTTGTCTCTGTTGGCTGAGCGAGGTCGAAGCCTTGGGTATTAATTCTGGATCAAATTTGAGGGATGGATCGGGTTTGTGGGTGCGTCCGTAGTTGTGGGCTAACCAGTAGGCGACATGAAAAAATTCACGAACTGCATTAATGGCATCGTTGGCGGGGACGGCTCGCTCGTTATGGACTGCGAGGTTGCCTAGTCGGATGATGTATTTGGCTTTGTAAAAGACGGCTTCGCCGACTAGGGTTTTAAAGGTTGGCTCGTGGACTAGGGCGCTGAGGTTGTCTTGATAGGGGAGTCTCAGGGTTGTGTCGTATTTGTATAGCCAATTTACGGTTAGTTCTAGGGCGCGACGGGCATAGAAACAGGCTGTACGCGGATCGCGGTAGGCGGTTCTAAAGGCTTTGTGGGCGGATTCGTAGATTGCGGGAAATTCTGGTTTGAGAAAGGTGAATTGTGCCATGTTTCTATATCCTAGTAAACTGCAATCTATAGCCCGAAAGTTTTAAGAGTATGCTTTAGAAAACCTTGTCTATTCAGCATTTTGAAAACTTGTTAACCTTAATTTAAAAAGTTTATTGCTAGTTTTGAGCTTTAGATGCTGAACGTACTAATACTGATGCTATCTAATCGCTTGGCTCATAATCGACACAAACAATTAGACAAGATAAGAGTTCCTGTAGAGTTTCATCGGATACTTGCCCCAACTGTTTGACAAATCTTTCTGTGGACAGGCTGCGAACTTGTAAGACGTTTCCTGCCGAGTCGCGGTCTAGTTGATTATCTGAACTGGCTTCAATTTTGACCATGAAGGGGCGATCGCTAAATTTTTCTTGCCAGCTTGTAATCGGGATGACAATCCTTAAAGGAATAGAGTTAAAGGATTCAGCACTAATAACTACTACTGGACGGATTTTCTGAAGCTCTTGTCCTCTGGTTGGATTGAGGTCAACTAGCCATATTTCACCACGATTGGGATTACTCATAGCCAATATCCCAGTCTGCGGTGTCGAGTACCGAAAATTCGGTTAGTTCTGGGTCGTTACGAAAGTCTTGGGCGGTTGCGGGGATGTATTGCGCGAGGTACTTATGCCTTTGGGCTAGAGGCAGTTTGGCGATTTGGCGCATGGATAGCTTATTTTTTGGTACAAGTTTTTTGCGAAGGGCTTCGGTGAAGTCGAGGACTTCTTGTTGCTTTTCGGGTGGTAGTTGGCGGATGTTATTTAAGATTGTTTGCTCGATCGCTGTGGTGGTTTGCATGGCTTTTTCTCCATTATTTCTATACTTTAAATGAATTTTATCTAAGCTACAACTCTCCTCTAAAGGCACGATGCTGTAATGAGGCAAAGAGGGCTTCGAGTTGGCTAAGGGATGCGCGATGTGTCGCTTTGAGTTTTTCTACGGCTTCGACTCGTTGAGCAAATTCTTTTTGTAGTTGGAGAGGTGGTATCAAAACGGGAAAACCTTTTAATTGGGTCATGTTGATAGATGCAATACCTGTTGTTTGTTTTGCTGACTTGAGAAAGTAGCTTTTCCCTCTTTTACTGCCAATCAACCACATCAAAAATCTTGGATGCAGTTCATTTAATTTAATGCGAACTCGAAAAATATGATTTTGGTGAATACATTCAGGTAGTTCACCATGCCAAATAGTACCTCTGCCTAACTTATCAGGATCGCCTCCTTCAGTGAGAACTAAATCATTTACTTGCAATCTATAGCGTTCGATTTCATCTTCTTTGGCTTCAATTGTTTTTATTACACTCAGATCAAGTTTGTGATCTTGAACATTAACAACAGCTAAATAAGGAACTTCTCGAACACTCTGACCGTTTAGCTTTCGTCCTTTTGTAATTCCTGAAACTATATCAGCAACTTCTCCTAAGGTTTTGTCTTCATTCCATCCTTTCGGATTTATGACAGGATCGCCGAACATTTCTAGGAAGATTGATTGGGTGAGGGTGTCGAGTTTTGCGATCGCCTCTTTGCGTTTTGATATTAGTGACTGAGTGCGATCGAGTATCTCTGCTATACGTTTTTGTTCAGCGATCGGAGGGAGTTTGATTTTAATCGCTTTAAGATGCGATGGACCAAAATTTTGTTGAGCCGAACCAGTAACTAATTTTGTTATTTGCGAACGAAACTCACGACTATCAAGCCAAAATCTTAGAAATGAAAGCTCTGAAATACCTTCAACTGCTTTAAATCGGATCGTGCTTGTATTTAGACAAAGTGGCAATTGATGCTTTTCTACAAATGCTCCACGAGTCCGCAGCAATCCATCATCATCAAACGATATCCCTGAACTAGCAATTACAAGATCGCCTTCGTCAACTAAAAAATGTGAATATTTCTGTGCTACTTCTTCCTTACTTAAATGGCGATCAGTCTTTTCAAGGTTTAGTGTCCCATTTTTTTCAATATTTCCAACGTTTAAAAGCTTGATTCCTGAGTCTGTAAATTGCCATTTACGAACCCCTGGACCTTCTTGAAACCAATATGCCTCTGAAAGTGGAAGAGATTTATTGCTTTTCATTTCTGCCTCTCATCTAAATTATTCTTACCAAGTGTGTTCCCTTCGACTTCGCTCAGGGAGCAAGTTACTGCTTTATTTATAGATCCGCCTGATCGCCGATCAAAGTAGAAAGCCGTTCCCTGAGCGAAGTCGAAGGGAACATGAACGTAGACAGACCAATTATCCACGCGGCGGGGACTTTTCTGCTTCGTTTACCGTCCCTTCGACTTCGCTCAGGGAGCTAGATAATATCAGATCCCTCAATGACTGAATGCGATCGCCCGATGGCTGAGCGCGATACACTGAGCTTGCCGAAGTGGAGTCAAAGCCATCAACAACGTAGACAGATCAATTATCCACGCGGCGGGGACTTTTCTGCTTCGTTTACCGTCCCTTCGACTCCGCTCAGGGAGCTAGATTTATTGCGATCCCTCAATGACTGAATGCGATCCGCCCGATGGCTGAGCGCGATGCACTGAGCTTGTCGAAGTGGAGTCGAAGCCATCGACAACGTAGACAGACCAATTATCCACGCGGCGGGGACTTTTTTGCTTCGTTTACCGTCCCTTCGACTTCGCTCAGGGAGCTAGATTTTATCAGATCCCTCAATGACTGAATGCGATCCGCCCGATGGCTGAGCGCGATGCACTGAGCTTGTCGAAGTGGAGTCGAAGCCATCGACAACGTAGACAGACCAATTATCCACGCGGCGGGGACTTTTCTGCTTCGTTTACCGTCCCTTCGACTCCGCTCAGGGAGCTAGATTTATTGCGATCCCTCAATGACTGAATGCGATCGCCCGATGGCTGAGCGCGATGCACTGAGCTTGTCGAAGTGGAGTCGAAGCCATCGACAACGTAGACAGACCAATTATCCACGCGGCGGGGACTTTCCTGCTTCGTTTACCGTCCCTTCGACTTATCCACGCGGCGGAGACTTTCGTGCTTCGTTTACCGTCCCTTCGACTTCGCTCAGGGAGCTAGATTTATTGCGATCGCTAGAATTGCTCAGGCAACTGTAGTGTGACTCATTTTGACAAGCCGCAAACTCATGCAGCAAATTCGTGTCACCAGCAATCAGCGCCTGCTTCTTATTACGATTCCAGCCCTGAACCTGCTTCTCACGATAAAAAGCATCCGCCACATGCTCAAAAAACTCACAATACACTAATTTCACAGGCAACTTTTTCGCCGTATACCTTGCCCCCTCACCGCGCTGATGCTGCTCCAATCGCCGCTCCAAATCCGTAGTACTACCCGTATAGTAACTCCCATCCACACACTCCAAAATATACATATGTGCCATAAATCCATTTAAGCTACTTCTTCTAGAAGACCGATGGCTGAGCGAAGTACAAAGCCGTTCCCTGAGCGAAGTCGAAGGGAACAACAACGTAGACAGACCAATTATCCGCGCGGCAGTAGTTTGTCTGCTTCGTTTACCGTCCCTTCGACTTCGCTCAGGGAGCTAGATTTCTATACATAAATCGCCTCAGCCAAAACGCGATCGCTATCCTTGCAAAACCTGCGCCGCCGTCAAAGTCAACTCACCCAATAAAGGCGAATTAATTACCATATCGTCTGTAAACACAAACTCATCATAAAACCCCTCCACCCATTGAAAAAGAGTAACCTTTTGCGCGATCGCATCGACAACCCAATATTCTAAAATTCCCCGCGCTGCATACTCAGAGCGCTTATAGCGATAGTCCCGACTTTCCTGACTAGGACTGACCAACTCCACCACCAACTCAGGCGCAGGCATATCCAACATCACTAGCGATCGCTTTGCCCCCTGCATCACCGCCGCCAACTCCTCAGAAAATATCACCAAATCAGGCACACGCACCCCTACCCTTTGGCTATTTACCGCGATCTCACTCTTCATCCTGAGCCGATAGTAAGGTATGCCCAATTGCAAAAAGTAAGAAAACAAAAAAGACGCAATACGCTGATTGATCTCACTCTCAGAAGCCATTTGTATCAATTCTCCATGCTCCAACTCATACATAAAGTCCGTACCATCATCAAACTCAAGAAACTCCTCAAAGGTGATTTTTTGCGAACTTTCTTGGCTGATCTCTGGAGAAGTTGGTTTTGCGATCGCCATAGTCATCGACTTTCCTTCTATGCGCTATGTAGTAATTATATGAGATGGCTAGCTGAGTGCGATCGCCCGATGGCTGAGCGAAGTAGCAAGCCGTTCCCTGAGCAAAGTACAAAGCCATTCCCTGAGCGAAATACAAAGCCGTTCCCTGAGCGGAGTCGAAGGGAACAACAACGCAGACAGACCATTTATCTCTGCGGCAGAGACTTATCTGCTTCGTTTACCGTCTACCCTTCGACAAGCTCAGGGCAAGCGCTCAGAGAGCTAGATTATCGTTGGCTGAGCGAAGCCGAAGCCAGCAATCCCTCCAACTCCTTCATTCCTTCCTGAATCTCCGCCTCCAACCTCGCCAAATCCGCAATGATATCTTTAGGAGCGCGATGATCGACCTCCTCATGTACCACCTCCTTATAACGATTCAAACTCAAATCATAGCCCTGCGCCACAATATCCGCCTTCGGCACACAAAAACTTTGAGCAGTTCTAGGGCGATCGTATTCAGAACTACGCTGGCTGAGCGGAGTCGAAGCCAAAACCTCACCAGAATCTCCTGCTTCGTTTACCGTCCCTTCGACTTCGCTCAGGGAGCTAGATTTTTGCCGATGGCTGAGCGGAGTCGAAGCCATCGAAGTCGAAGACAAACTACGCCAACGCCTCAACACATCAGGCAAATTATTTTTAGAATGCTCCTCATCCGTCAACGGTGTCACAGGTACAGCCCCCTGCTTATCATCAGACAATAAAAGCGATCGCTTATCATCCAAACTCAAACCATCCGCCTTCACATCATAAAACCAGACAAAATCCGTTCCACCCGAATCCGTTTTTGTGAATAACAAGATCGCCGTCGAGACTCCCGCATAGGGCTTAAACACCCCACTAGGCAAAGAAATCACCCCATCTAACTTCTGCTCTTCCACCAAAGCTTGGCGAAGTTCCTTATGAGCCTTAGACGAACCAAATAGAACTCCATCAGGCACAATCACCGCCGCCCGTCCGCCTGTCTTCAAAAGCCTCAAAAACAACGCTAGAAATAGCAATTCCGTCTTTTTAGTTTTGACAATCTCTAACAAATCCTTAGCCGTATTCTCATAGTCCAAGGAACCCGCAAACGGAGGATTAGCCAAAATCAGCGTATAAGCCCCTTCATCCCCTGCGTGTTCCTGAGCCAGTGAATCCTTGTAGCGAATATCTGGATTTTCCACCCCATGCAACAGCATATTCATACTGCCAATTCGCAGCATCGTGTTATCAAAATCAAAACCATGAAACATCCGATGGTGAAAATGATCCTTGAGCTTGGTATCGCGCAAAATTTCAGGGTAATGCGATCTCAAATACTCATTCGCCATCACCAAAAAGCCACAAGTCCCACTCGCAGGGTCACAAATCACATCCCCCGCCGTCGGAGCAGTTAGCTCCACCATTAACTGAATAATATGGCGTGGTGTCCGAAACTGCCCATTCTGACCAGCACTGGCAATCTTGCCCAACATATATTCATAGAGATCGCCCTTCGTATCGCGATCGTCCATCGGCACACCATCCAAGGCATCCACCACCTTAGCCAACAGCGCAGGAGTCGGAATCGTAAACCTTGCATCCTTCATGTGGTGCGCGTAAGTTGAACCGTCACCACCTAGCGATCGCAAAAACGGAAACACATGATCGTTAACAAGCTCATACATCTCCGCTGCCGCAACGTGCTTAAACCTAGACCAGCGCATTTCATCATAGGCACGTCCCTTATCATCATTTCCCGCTGGAAAAATCCGCCGCTCCATTGGTTTCTTGGTGCGGTTTGCCTTGTTTTCTTCTAGGGTATGTAGCTCATCAAGGCGCTTTAAAAACAGCAAATAAGTAATTTGCTCAATCACCTCAAGCGGGTTCGATATCCCACCCGACCAAAAAGCATCCCAAATGCGATCGATTTGACTCTTAATTTCCCCTGAGATCATAGTTAGCCTGCTTATCTACTTGATTCTAAAAATTCTGGGCAATTAACAGTTTTACACCCTTTTAACAAGCTATTAGATTTTTAACGGGGTACGGAGGTTTGCTTCCCTGCCTTCGGGGAGGAAACAAACCCATACTTCACTAGGCTGGTAAGGCTATTGCGGATAAAAAATGTCCCACCAACGTTAGCTTCGACTCCGCTCAGCTAGCTGAGCGAAGTCGAAGCTAACGTTGGCTGAGCGGAGTCGAAGCCGCTGAGCGGAGTCGAAGCCGCTGAGCGGAGTCGAAGCCACAGGTACTTTAATTAATAGCAAGTCCCTAACCGCTATACAGTTGCAAATCTCACAGCTTGCTTCAGGGATCTTGCTTAACGCTTCTTAACAAGCAAACCTTATTTCTAGATATAACTACCCATAAACTAAACAGTAGTCGTAAAATAGGCAGTTATATAGGTATATAAACTGCAATTTATCAGCAAAATCTTCTAACAGAATTTAAGAAAACGCACGAACTATGGTAGCTACTCCTTCTAAACCCGATGTAAGCCAGTCAACCCAACAAAAGGTTAACGGGACTGGCCGACGCGAAACCATCCTCACTCCACGCTTCTACACCACTGACTTTGAAGCGATGGCAAATATGGACATCTTCGACCTCAAGCCAGACTATGAAGCTATCCTCGAAGAGTTCAAATTTGACTATAACCGTCGTCACTTTGTCCGTACTGCTGATTTCAACCAAAACTGGGATCATATCGATCCTAAGGTAAGAGAGCATTTCCGTGTTTTCCTAGAAGGTTCTTGCACCTCTGAATTTTCAGGATTTTTGCTATACAAAGAAATTGCAGTCAAAATCAAGGACAAAAATCCTCTCATGGCAGAGATTTTCAGTCTGATGAGCCGTGATGAGGCACGTCACGCTGGTTTCTTGAATAAAGCCATGCCAGACTTTGATCTGCAACTTGACCTTTCGACCCTATCAAAAACCAAGAAATACGTTTACTTCGCACCAAAGTTTATTTTCTACGCTACCTATCTCTCGGAAAAGATTGGCTACTGGCGCTATATCAAAATTCACCAGCATTTCCTTGCCCATCCTGAATATCGCATCTACCCCATCTTCAATTTCTTTGAAAATTGGTGTCAAGATGAAAGCCGCCACGGTGACTTCTGCAGCTTGTTGCTCCGCAGTGAAAAGAATAATATCAAGGGTATTAGAGCCAATCTCTGGAGTAAGTTCTTTTTACTATCCGTATTTGCAACCATGTATCTAAATGATATTTGTGTTCGCAATGAGTTCTACGAGTCGATCGGCATGGATACCAGAAAGTATGTCGATGAAGTTCTTCGTGAAACTAATCGTGATGCAGCCAAGGCTTTCCCAGTAATTATGGATTTGGAGAATCCTAAGTTCTGGTCTTGCCTCAAGAAGTGCGAAGAGAATAATGCAAAGCTCTCGAAGATTGATGAGTCCAATGCTCCAGAATGGGTGAAGAAGCTGCAAAAGCTTCCTCTCCTTGCTAATAATGGTTTCCAATTCTTGACCATGTATCTTCAGCCTTCTATTCCTACACCCAAAGGCGTAGTTCTCTAATTACCAAAAAAGAAGCGGTACATAGTACCGCTTCTTTTTTGGGGTAACAAAGCACCGTAATTGCTACGGTGCTTCATTTTTTTAAGCATGAGATACGATGCCTTTGATTGCGTAGCGATCGCTAGTTTGACCGATCGCAAATTTAAATGACTCAGCTACAGTTTTATTAGACTGGGTAGCAAAAATCACAAGTCCCACCATACAAAGTCCTGTAGCGATCGCAAAGATATTTGTGATTCCCACAACTCCAATTAGCTTGCCCATAATTGGACCTGCCACAGCAATTCCCACATCAAAGCCAACCCATGTCATCCCAAATACATAGCCACGCTCTTGAGGAACTGTGCGATCGGCAAGCAAGGCGACAATAGCAGGAATCACAATTCCTGAACCGATGCCCTCAGCAATGCCCGACAACAGAAATTCATAACTTTGGCTAGCGAAATAGATTAATGCCATGGATATGCCATAAAACAGGATCCCAATGGAAATAAAGATGCCACGTCCCCATTCATCACTGAGCCGCCCTACAGGAAAGCGAATGATAAATCCAGACAAAGCCGCCGCCATATAGAATAGCCCCGCATTGAGCGGAATATGCTTCTGTTGCATTAGCAAAGGCATAAAAGAACTGAGAGTTCCAAAAGCTAGCCCAACCAATAAGAGAACGGTAGAAGGTACTCTCACCCTAGGATTGAGGAAAGTTTGCCAAAAGCCTAATTTAGCAGTTGTTTTAGAAGATAGCACTTGGCGATCGCCCTCACGACCAATCTGCATTGTCAGCAATAGCCCTGCCACTGATAGCAATGAAGCTGTGACAAATAGAGGCTGATATCCCCAAAATTCCTGCATTAAACCACCTATTGCGGGACCAAACGCCAACCCCAATGGATTCACCAAACTCATATAGCCAATGATTTCACCACGTTTTTCAATTGGCGCAAGATCAGCAACCAAAGCACTATAACTTGAGGCAAAGGCGGCAATACTAATCCCATGCACTGCTCGAAAGAAGATCAACAAAGGAATAGAAGGCAATAGGGCATAGCATAGGGGAACTACCGCTGCCACGATTAAACCCACACGCATCGTGTAGACTCTTCCTTTCCGATCTGAAAGTCTACCTAAATAGGGACGGAAAATGAGTAAACCGATCGCAAAGGAACCCATAACAATCCCAATTTGGTCATAGGAATGCGTTAAGGTACTGATATATAAAGGAATAGTTGGCAACTGTGATGCCATACTCGACCAGAAAAATAGTCCTGCCCAAAAAACCGCAGTCAGATTTTTGCGAAGGTCAGTATCAAGTGTTGAAAAAGTATTAAAGGACTGCATGTTCTCAAAAATGATCATTCAATGATCACAAAAATATAGAACCCAAGCAATTTGTAATAACTCCATTTGAAAGGAGCTTCCACAAACGGCTTGGGCTAAGATTCGGTACTTATGATTATCTCTTAAGTTCCAAATGAAAAATATCAAGCGATAGGGTGAAATACTTTCCAATTACAAGCTTTGCTAAACAAAGCTTGTAATTGATTTCCTAGTATTTAACTGGAGCGGAAGAACGATCTCGATCGCGGGAAGGGCGACGGGAATCATAGCCGCCATCACGACCACCACCATCACGACCGCCGCCAGAACGACCACCATCACCACGGTAACCGCTTTGACCGCGCTTGATGGGTCTACCACTGTTGTAAGAACCACCATCGCGATCGCGTCCAGAAGGACTATGAGGCTGTTTTGCCAAGACTTGCAATGCAGCTTGCTCAGCCTTATCAGATTGCAATTGGGTATAGGCGAGTTGCAAGGCAGCAGCAGCGATCGCTTGGGGATCGTAATCCTCAACCAATTGCGATACCAAAGGTAAGAAAGAAGCCAAACGCTCACCTGCCAATGCTTCTAGAATTTGCTCAGTAAAGCGACCGATACGGCGTTCTTGAATTTGAGCAATATTAGGCAAAGGCTGAGGAGGAAGAGGCATTCCCACTTGTTGTTCCAATTGACGCAACTTGTAGCGCTCTTTTCCAGAAATCAAGGTAATAGCAATCCCTTTCTTGCCAGCACGACCAGTCCGACCGATGCGGTGAACATAACGCTCAGGATCATCAGGAATATCAAGGTTAAATACGTGAGTCAAACCATCGATATCCAAACCACGCGCCGCAATATCAGTCGCAACTACCCAACGCACCTGTTGATTACGGAAGCGACGCAAGAGATTTTCACGCTGAGACTGTGAAAGGTTGCCATGATATTCATCAACGCTATGTCCAGA includes the following:
- a CDS encoding type I restriction-modification system subunit M: MISGEIKSQIDRIWDAFWSGGISNPLEVIEQITYLLFLKRLDELHTLEENKANRTKKPMERRIFPAGNDDKGRAYDEMRWSRFKHVAAAEMYELVNDHVFPFLRSLGGDGSTYAHHMKDARFTIPTPALLAKVVDALDGVPMDDRDTKGDLYEYMLGKIASAGQNGQFRTPRHIIQLMVELTAPTAGDVICDPASGTCGFLVMANEYLRSHYPEILRDTKLKDHFHHRMFHGFDFDNTMLRIGSMNMLLHGVENPDIRYKDSLAQEHAGDEGAYTLILANPPFAGSLDYENTAKDLLEIVKTKKTELLFLALFLRLLKTGGRAAVIVPDGVLFGSSKAHKELRQALVEEQKLDGVISLPSGVFKPYAGVSTAILLFTKTDSGGTDFVWFYDVKADGLSLDDKRSLLLSDDKQGAVPVTPLTDEEHSKNNLPDVLRRWRSLSSTSMASTPLSHRQKSSSLSEVEGTVNEAGDSGEVLASTPLSQRSSEYDRPRTAQSFCVPKADIVAQGYDLSLNRYKEVVHEEVDHRAPKDIIADLARLEAEIQEGMKELEGLLASASLSQR
- a CDS encoding GIY-YIG nuclease family protein; amino-acid sequence: MAHMYILECVDGSYYTGSTTDLERRLEQHQRGEGARYTAKKLPVKLVYCEFFEHVADAFYREKQVQGWNRNKKQALIAGDTNLLHEFAACQNESHYSCLSNSSDRNKSSSLSEVEGTVNEARKSPPRG
- a CDS encoding Uma2 family endonuclease, which produces MTMAIAKPTSPEISQESSQKITFEEFLEFDDGTDFMYELEHGELIQMASESEINQRIASFLFSYFLQLGIPYYRLRMKSEIAVNSQRVGVRVPDLVIFSEELAAVMQGAKRSLVMLDMPAPELVVELVSPSQESRDYRYKRSEYAARGILEYWVVDAIAQKVTLFQWVEGFYDEFVFTDDMVINSPLLGELTLTAAQVLQG
- a CDS encoding MFS transporter, translated to MQSFNTFSTLDTDLRKNLTAVFWAGLFFWSSMASQLPTIPLYISTLTHSYDQIGIVMGSFAIGLLIFRPYLGRLSDRKGRVYTMRVGLIVAAVVPLCYALLPSIPLLIFFRAVHGISIAAFASSYSALVADLAPIEKRGEIIGYMSLVNPLGLAFGPAIGGLMQEFWGYQPLFVTASLLSVAGLLLTMQIGREGDRQVLSSKTTAKLGFWQTFLNPRVRVPSTVLLLVGLAFGTLSSFMPLLMQQKHIPLNAGLFYMAAALSGFIIRFPVGRLSDEWGRGIFISIGILFYGISMALIYFASQSYEFLLSGIAEGIGSGIVIPAIVALLADRTVPQERGYVFGMTWVGFDVGIAVAGPIMGKLIGVVGITNIFAIATGLCMVGLVIFATQSNKTVAESFKFAIGQTSDRYAIKGIVSHA
- the acsF gene encoding magnesium-protoporphyrin IX monomethyl ester (oxidative) cyclase, with the translated sequence MVATPSKPDVSQSTQQKVNGTGRRETILTPRFYTTDFEAMANMDIFDLKPDYEAILEEFKFDYNRRHFVRTADFNQNWDHIDPKVREHFRVFLEGSCTSEFSGFLLYKEIAVKIKDKNPLMAEIFSLMSRDEARHAGFLNKAMPDFDLQLDLSTLSKTKKYVYFAPKFIFYATYLSEKIGYWRYIKIHQHFLAHPEYRIYPIFNFFENWCQDESRHGDFCSLLLRSEKNNIKGIRANLWSKFFLLSVFATMYLNDICVRNEFYESIGMDTRKYVDEVLRETNRDAAKAFPVIMDLENPKFWSCLKKCEENNAKLSKIDESNAPEWVKKLQKLPLLANNGFQFLTMYLQPSIPTPKGVVL